A region of Haliotis asinina isolate JCU_RB_2024 chromosome 7, JCU_Hal_asi_v2, whole genome shotgun sequence DNA encodes the following proteins:
- the LOC137291742 gene encoding uncharacterized protein — protein MGMSGNTKADLAARAALDESVTPLLIPYPDYKATIKKKKWDSKPNMLKYHHRPRVLLMLVVPVRVRTLWFLRYPGYQMIPLQEGFIPTERPGVLKYMTRGHWNTRPLSSQEKKKMFDFRESTHAWYAFPQNFLRKDGRCGNLTYEKQQEKLAKESTCSQKNSAASNSVTTQKSAEEKRKP, from the exons ATGGGCATGTCTGGGAACACAaaggccgatcttgctgccaggGCAGCACTCGacgaatctgtgacaccacttctgattccatacccagattataaagctacaattaagAAGAAGAAGTGGGACTCCAAA CCAAACATGTTGAAATATCACCATCGCCCGAGGGTGCTGCTGATGCTGGTTGTTCCAGTACGTGTACGTACACTGTGGTTTCTACGGTATCCTGGCTACCAGATGATACCCCTACAGGAAGGCTTCATACCAACTGAACGTCCAGGCGTTCTCAAATATATGACCAGGGGTCACTGGAACACAAGACCATTGTCCAGCCAGGAGAAGAAAAAGATGTTCGACTTTCGTGAGAGCACTCACGCTTGGTATGCCTTTCCCCAAAACTTCCTGCGCAAAGATGGCCGCTGTGGAAACTTGACGTATGAAAAG CAACAAGAAAAGCTTGCAAAGGAATCTACATGTTCACAGAAAAATTCTGCCGCCTCAAACTCAGTTACGACGCAAAAATCTGCGGAGGAAAAGCGGAAGCCGTGA